The proteins below are encoded in one region of Pseudomonadota bacterium:
- a CDS encoding enoyl-CoA hydratase-related protein has product MDVVLESYKDGIYTITLNRPEKKNAMDFDLLKGLYDAMKRADAEQPPFIVIRGSGKAFCSGGDLIAFKEAQDAGKAFCSGGDLIAFKEAQDAEALIDAEAAILNESIKLIRNTAAIVIAVVEGVAVGAGLGLSLACDLSIATKNTIMNMGYRRIGLTPDGGGSIFLPRLIGAKRFNELYLFSRNINMAQAQELGIVNLVCEEEELEAKLNETIKNLKALPMETIKYFKDLVNNAIFFGLANHLDKERFYVAELAAKPLFKERIEGFLRKK; this is encoded by the coding sequence ATGGATGTAGTTCTGGAATCTTACAAGGATGGTATATATACAATCACACTCAACAGACCGGAGAAAAAAAATGCCATGGATTTTGACCTGCTCAAAGGTCTTTATGATGCTATGAAAAGGGCCGATGCCGAACAACCCCCTTTTATAGTTATCAGAGGCTCGGGCAAGGCTTTTTGCTCCGGCGGCGACCTCATTGCCTTTAAAGAAGCCCAGGACGCAGGCAAGGCTTTTTGCTCCGGCGGCGACCTCATTGCCTTTAAAGAAGCCCAGGACGCAGAAGCTTTAATTGATGCAGAGGCAGCCATACTTAATGAGAGCATAAAACTGATACGTAATACCGCTGCAATCGTTATTGCAGTTGTTGAGGGCGTTGCTGTCGGCGCAGGCCTCGGACTTTCACTGGCATGTGACCTGTCGATAGCAACCAAAAATACGATTATGAATATGGGTTACAGGAGAATAGGCCTTACACCGGACGGTGGAGGCAGCATTTTTCTGCCGAGATTGATCGGGGCAAAAAGGTTCAACGAGTTATATCTCTTCTCCCGTAATATCAATATGGCACAAGCTCAGGAGCTTGGTATTGTAAACCTGGTCTGTGAGGAGGAAGAACTTGAAGCCAAACTGAATGAGACAATAAAAAACCTTAAGGCCCTTCCAATGGAGACCATCAAGTATTTTAAGGACCTCGTGAACAATGCTATCTTCTTCGGCCTTGCCAATCATTTGGATAAAGAAAGATTCTACGTTGCAGAGCTTGCAGCCAAACCACTTTTCAAAGAACGTATAGAAGGTTTCTTAAGAAAAAAGTAA
- a CDS encoding type II toxin-antitoxin system Phd/YefM family antitoxin — protein sequence MIRQIQISEARRRLNELHKEMGHDETISITSRGKQVFALMPWDLYESLNETIEILGDEEMMMALKRGVQDIQSGRVTDWENLKKELQLEL from the coding sequence ATGATCAGACAAATTCAAATATCTGAAGCAAGGCGAAGATTAAATGAATTACATAAAGAGATGGGACATGACGAAACCATATCGATCACGTCCCGTGGAAAACAGGTTTTTGCACTTATGCCCTGGGATCTGTATGAGTCTTTGAATGAAACGATTGAAATTCTGGGCGATGAGGAAATGATGATGGCCCTGAAAAGAGGAGTTCAGGATATTCAATCCGGCAGGGTAACGGACTGGGAAAACTTAAAAAAAGAGCTTCAACTTGAATTATAA
- a CDS encoding plasmid stabilization protein, which produces MNYKITLTNEAKSYLVSLDGKTRTAIACKIELLKESPEKQGKALSGDLTGYCSLHAAGRYRVVYEVKVNRVMVVVVAPGIRKEGSKIDVYETLKRLLRLKVFDK; this is translated from the coding sequence TTGAATTATAAAATTACTCTGACCAATGAGGCTAAATCGTATCTGGTATCCCTGGATGGAAAAACAAGGACCGCAATAGCCTGCAAAATCGAGCTGCTAAAAGAATCTCCTGAGAAACAAGGAAAAGCGTTATCCGGCGATCTTACAGGATATTGCAGCCTTCATGCTGCTGGTCGATACAGGGTAGTTTATGAGGTGAAAGTAAACCGGGTCATGGTTGTTGTCGTTGCTCCAGGCATACGGAAAGAAGGGTCAAAAATAGATGTATATGAAACGCTAAAAAGACTGCTACGGTTGAAAGTCTTTGACAAATAG
- a CDS encoding putative toxin-antitoxin system toxin component, PIN family translates to MREICFVSEIDNLETSLCRDKNDVHILGLAQCSLAEYIITGDKDLLDLVEYKSAKIITPRELWTLLKTPFPEVSNG, encoded by the coding sequence TTGAGAGAAATCTGTTTTGTCTCAGAAATCGATAATTTAGAGACATCGCTATGCAGAGATAAAAATGATGTCCATATATTGGGGTTGGCGCAATGCTCATTGGCAGAATATATCATAACAGGAGACAAAGATTTATTAGATTTGGTCGAGTACAAAAGCGCTAAGATTATAACTCCAAGAGAGCTCTGGACTTTATTGAAAACCCCCTTCCCTGAAGTATCAAACGGCTGA
- a CDS encoding Gfo/Idh/MocA family oxidoreductase, with translation MHFEKRRCQITDIRYQITKRKKRFIYHPPSAIKHVVLKTGFNHCLHPAIWKAKELIDEGEIGRCLNIRARYGYGGRPGMENEWRASKDLCGGGELLDQGVHVIDLICWFGGEVKEVYGKVETKFWDMEVEDNAFAILKTESDVTAPFHVSWTNIIFERNLFCLRNR, from the coding sequence ATGCACTTCGAGAAGCGCAGATGTCAGATAACGGATATCAGATATCAGATAACAAAGCGAAAGAAACGCTTCATCTACCATCCACCATCTGCCATCAAGCACGTAGTGCTCAAGACCGGTTTCAACCATTGTTTACACCCCGCTATCTGGAAAGCCAAGGAGTTGATTGACGAGGGGGAAATCGGGCGGTGCCTCAATATCCGGGCAAGGTATGGTTATGGCGGCCGTCCCGGTATGGAGAATGAATGGAGGGCATCAAAGGATTTATGCGGAGGCGGTGAACTCCTCGATCAGGGTGTTCATGTCATTGATCTGATATGTTGGTTTGGCGGAGAAGTGAAGGAAGTGTATGGAAAGGTTGAGACAAAATTCTGGGATATGGAAGTTGAGGATAATGCCTTTGCCATATTGAAAACTGAGAGCGATGTAACGGCTCCATTCCATGTGAGCTGGACAAACATCATATTTGAGAGAAATCTGTTTTGTCTCAGAAATCGATAA
- a CDS encoding PIN domain nuclease yields MNSDSFLVDTSAWIFALRREPLELIRKRVAYLLEKDAIVTTEIIKLELLGGTKTEKEFNRLKSRLQALETISATITQWEKAYEIAFALRRSGITVPYTDILIAACALTVGATVLHADIHFDMMAKSLPLKTESYVKTVPFELLR; encoded by the coding sequence ATGAATAGTGACTCTTTCCTGGTAGACACATCTGCATGGATATTCGCATTAAGGCGTGAGCCCCTTGAGTTAATTAGAAAGAGAGTAGCTTACCTGCTCGAAAAGGATGCTATTGTTACTACAGAAATCATCAAGCTGGAACTTCTCGGGGGCACAAAAACCGAAAAAGAGTTTAATCGTTTGAAATCACGGCTCCAAGCCTTGGAAACCATATCCGCAACCATTACCCAATGGGAAAAAGCATATGAGATTGCCTTCGCTTTGAGAAGAAGCGGGATTACTGTCCCGTACACAGACATTCTGATCGCTGCCTGTGCGCTGACAGTCGGCGCTACGGTCCTCCATGCTGACATACATTTCGATATGATGGCAAAAAGTCTTCCTTTAAAAACAGAATCATATGTAAAAACCGTACCCTTTGAGCTTCTGCGATAA
- a CDS encoding type II toxin-antitoxin system VapB family antitoxin produces the protein MFKTTVVLDEDLLKEAVEVTGARSKKEAIEKGLKLLVREHNKAALRDELGTFDLDLTPKELERLRDE, from the coding sequence ATGTTTAAGACAACGGTGGTGCTTGATGAAGATTTACTTAAAGAAGCTGTCGAAGTCACCGGTGCGCGCTCTAAAAAAGAAGCTATAGAAAAGGGGCTGAAGCTTCTGGTTAGAGAACATAACAAGGCAGCACTGCGAGACGAGCTCGGCACTTTTGACCTGGACCTCACACCAAAAGAATTGGAGCGGCTCAGGGATGAATAG